A genomic region of Magnetococcales bacterium contains the following coding sequences:
- a CDS encoding DUF2283 domain-containing protein — protein MLLSYDPRYNVAYIRLREEMGEVETLRISEELNIDLSPDGKVCGIELLNANEQLLQPDQGKLMVSNTQTGDQWERMVASS, from the coding sequence ATGCTTTTGTCCTATGACCCCCGCTACAATGTCGCTTACATCCGTCTTCGGGAGGAGATGGGTGAGGTGGAAACCTTGCGCATCAGCGAGGAGTTGAACATCGACCTTTCACCCGATGGCAAGGTTTGCGGTATCGAACTGCTCAACGCCAACGAGCAGTTATTGCAACCGGACCAGGGAAAGCTGATGGTCTCCAATACCCAAACGGGCGACCAGTGGGAACGAATGGTTGCTTCATCGTAA
- a CDS encoding DegT/DnrJ/EryC1/StrS family aminotransferase: MAFSLPHLPKARSRLYTRLDGYLRILWESLTGHRLKGEEDLAKWVEALCGQIGSPYGVDMPMARVGIYAAVQALIRPGQKVALSPYTIADVINMVVCAGGVPLFVDIDRATCNIDPSALEEALRRHPDVGAVLVTHFYGLACDMPRIQEICRNRGVPLIEDAAQAFGTRLAGRSVGSFGDVGIFSFGLYKGVNTFYGGLLVTPHRGLYERVREQRREWPWQPQGAFLGLVAKAVVTDVLTHPLLYGMFTFYLFRYAYQRKIAWLNKHLSFDIDPQLKTVLPEGYAVRYTPLQARLGLAQLPGVAADLAARVRTAQRYHRGLQDIGELILPPWREDGSHGYSYYPVQYEDREALVSFALSRGVDLAESHHKNCAALPCFAPYAGECPSAARTARSLIYLPTYPGYDVQEVERVIRVIRAFFGRA; this comes from the coding sequence ATGGCATTTTCCCTTCCCCATCTCCCCAAAGCTCGCTCCCGGCTCTACACTCGGCTCGACGGCTACCTGCGCATTCTGTGGGAGTCGCTGACGGGACATCGCCTGAAAGGCGAGGAGGATCTGGCGAAGTGGGTCGAGGCCTTGTGCGGCCAAATCGGTTCACCTTACGGCGTCGACATGCCCATGGCTCGTGTGGGCATCTATGCGGCGGTTCAGGCCTTGATCCGTCCGGGGCAAAAAGTGGCCCTTTCGCCCTACACCATCGCCGATGTGATCAACATGGTGGTGTGCGCGGGCGGGGTGCCGCTGTTTGTGGATATCGACCGGGCCACCTGCAACATCGATCCTTCGGCTTTGGAAGAGGCGTTGCGGCGACACCCGGATGTCGGGGCGGTGTTGGTGACCCACTTTTACGGCTTGGCCTGCGACATGCCGCGCATTCAGGAGATTTGCCGGAATCGGGGCGTGCCGCTGATCGAGGATGCCGCCCAGGCCTTCGGCACACGTCTGGCGGGGCGGTCGGTGGGCTCTTTCGGGGATGTGGGCATTTTCAGTTTCGGCTTGTACAAGGGGGTCAACACCTTTTACGGGGGGTTGCTGGTCACGCCGCATCGCGGGCTTTACGAGCGGGTGCGGGAGCAGCGGCGGGAGTGGCCCTGGCAGCCGCAAGGGGCTTTTCTGGGCCTGGTGGCCAAGGCGGTGGTCACGGATGTGCTGACCCATCCGTTGTTGTACGGGATGTTCACCTTCTATCTGTTCCGTTACGCTTATCAGCGCAAGATCGCCTGGTTGAACAAGCATTTGAGTTTCGATATCGATCCGCAGCTCAAAACGGTGCTGCCGGAGGGTTATGCGGTGCGCTACACGCCGTTGCAGGCGCGGCTGGGGCTGGCGCAACTGCCGGGGGTGGCGGCGGATCTGGCTGCGCGGGTGCGGACTGCGCAGCGGTATCATCGGGGTTTGCAGGATATCGGGGAGTTGATTCTGCCGCCCTGGCGGGAGGATGGTTCGCACGGTTACAGCTATTATCCCGTGCAGTACGAGGATCGTGAGGCGTTGGTCTCTTTTGCCCTGAGTCGGGGGGTTGATCTGGCGGAGAGTCATCACAAGAACTGTGCGGCCTTGCCCTGTTTTGCGCCGTATGCCGGGGAGTGTCCCTCGGCGGCGCGGACGGCGCGTTCGCTGATCTATCTGCCGACCTATCCGGGGTATGATGTGCAGGAGGTGGAGCGGGTGATACGGGTGATACGGGCGTTTTTCGGCAGGGCGTGA
- a CDS encoding type II secretion system F family protein translates to MANFEYTGRSRNGATVQGKILGPNTEAVVEQLLNRGITPISVKEMRNAAAEGGIELAIFIDWPSIDDLLLFTRQMYTLAKSGVPLVRAFQGLVESTHNKKLVEAMRQIVEDLQGGRDLSGALARHPRIFDHLYVRIVRMGEETGRMEESFNQLYKYMEVDKETRKRIKSALRYPTFVLIAITIAMVIVNYFVIPAFAEMFKGFKTELPLMTRILLNTSHFTQQYIIYIIGAIVAAFYSFNYYVGTPMGKLWWDRQKLRMPLVGSIINRATLARFSRAFAMGSRSGLPTIQILGAVSEAVDNAYVQKRIEEMVVGIERGESMVQAAFTSGMFTPLVMQMMSVGEETGAMDDMMQEVAEFYEREVEYEVANLSSAIEPIMLLVIGAMVLVLALGIFMPMWEMGAAATKK, encoded by the coding sequence ATGGCCAATTTCGAATACACCGGACGATCCCGCAACGGCGCCACCGTTCAGGGCAAAATCCTTGGTCCCAACACCGAAGCCGTTGTCGAGCAGCTCCTCAACCGGGGCATCACTCCCATTTCCGTCAAGGAGATGCGCAACGCCGCCGCCGAGGGAGGCATCGAACTGGCCATCTTCATCGATTGGCCCAGCATCGACGACCTCCTGCTCTTCACCCGGCAGATGTACACCCTGGCCAAATCGGGTGTACCCCTGGTGCGCGCTTTTCAGGGACTGGTGGAAAGCACCCACAACAAAAAACTCGTCGAAGCCATGCGGCAGATCGTCGAGGATCTCCAGGGCGGACGCGACCTCTCCGGCGCTCTGGCCCGCCACCCGCGCATCTTCGACCACCTCTACGTGCGCATCGTGCGCATGGGCGAGGAGACCGGACGCATGGAAGAGTCCTTCAACCAGCTCTACAAATATATGGAAGTGGACAAGGAGACCCGCAAGCGCATCAAAAGCGCCCTGCGTTACCCCACCTTCGTGCTGATCGCCATCACCATCGCCATGGTGATCGTCAACTATTTCGTCATCCCCGCCTTTGCCGAAATGTTCAAGGGTTTCAAAACCGAACTGCCCCTGATGACCCGGATCTTGCTGAACACCTCGCATTTCACGCAGCAATATATTATCTATATTATCGGCGCCATTGTGGCGGCGTTCTATTCCTTCAATTACTATGTCGGAACCCCGATGGGTAAGCTGTGGTGGGACCGGCAGAAGTTGCGCATGCCGCTGGTGGGTTCGATCATCAACCGGGCCACGTTGGCGCGATTTTCCCGTGCTTTTGCCATGGGATCCCGGTCGGGGTTGCCCACCATTCAGATTTTGGGGGCGGTATCGGAGGCGGTGGACAATGCGTATGTGCAAAAGCGCATTGAAGAGATGGTGGTGGGTATTGAGCGTGGGGAGAGCATGGTTCAGGCGGCATTCACCAGTGGCATGTTCACGCCGTTGGTGATGCAGATGATGTCGGTGGGTGAAGAGACCGGCGCCATGGATGACATGATGCAGGAGGTAGCGGAGTTTTACGAGCGGGAGGTGGAGTACGAGGTGGCCAATCTGAGTTCCGCCATCGAGCCGATCATGCTGTTGGTGATCGGGGCCATGGTGCTGGTGTTGGCGTTGGGTATCTTCATGCCGATGTGGGAGATGGGGGCGGCGGCCACCAAGAAGTAG
- the tadA gene encoding Flp pilus assembly complex ATPase component TadA: protein MAQQRKKVRIGERLVEHGVITEEQLQTALVEQKKTGKKLGQVFSYLGILSEYQFLEFLAGQMDVPFVDLRKFSFEPEVVNLLPESAARRFRAIALAKTDSSVLVGMADPADVFIFDELTRILRHAPRVAMVSEGDLLRVLDRLYRRTDEIREHVEALGEEVAKSDFSLDQIVQSEMVVDAPVVKILQSLFEDAVQVGASDIHIEPDEEVLRIRQRIDGILHEQIVKEKRIAPALVSKLKLMAGLEIAEKRLPQDGRFNMSVKGRKIDVRLSTLPIQDGESVVMRLLSQDADNLRLEKVGMRPQMMEMFRYYIGRPNGLILVTGPTGSGKTTTLYGALNSLNEPTKKIITVEDPVEYRLPRVNQVHVKPKIGLTFASVLRTVLRQDPDIILVGEMRDKETAEIAIKAALTGHLVLSTLHTNDAVSTAIRLVDMGVESFAVASSLRCIVAQRLVRRVCRNCKESYKPTQREMVLLRGMIGARAQQATLVRGVGCGDCSKSGYAGRIAVLEMLEMRGPLVTYLGKGDTTGFIAEAKKLPSYVPLHLAALEYALEGVTTMEEVMRLTTELVEEGPTAEEEAALAAEAQPAAEVKGPAEVKTAPVVALRPGVAAGQPRPAGAPAGQPRPAGAPAAGQPRPAGAPAVRPPGAPVARPAG from the coding sequence CTGGCGCAACAGCGCAAGAAGGTGCGCATCGGCGAACGCCTGGTGGAACACGGCGTCATCACCGAAGAGCAGTTGCAGACGGCCCTGGTGGAGCAGAAGAAGACCGGCAAGAAGCTGGGGCAGGTCTTCTCCTATCTGGGCATCCTGTCGGAATACCAGTTTCTGGAGTTTCTCGCCGGGCAGATGGACGTTCCTTTCGTCGATCTGCGCAAGTTTTCCTTCGAGCCGGAGGTGGTCAACCTTCTTCCCGAATCGGCGGCGCGTCGGTTCCGCGCCATCGCCTTGGCCAAGACCGACAGCAGCGTGCTGGTGGGTATGGCCGATCCGGCGGATGTCTTCATCTTCGACGAGTTGACCCGCATTCTGCGTCATGCGCCACGGGTGGCCATGGTCAGCGAGGGCGATTTGTTGCGGGTGCTGGACCGTCTCTATCGTCGCACCGACGAAATCCGCGAACATGTGGAGGCTTTGGGGGAGGAGGTCGCCAAATCGGACTTCAGTCTGGACCAGATTGTCCAGTCCGAGATGGTGGTGGATGCTCCCGTGGTCAAGATTCTGCAATCGCTTTTCGAGGATGCGGTGCAGGTGGGGGCTTCCGACATTCATATCGAGCCGGACGAAGAGGTATTGCGCATTCGGCAGCGCATCGACGGCATTCTTCACGAGCAGATCGTCAAGGAGAAGCGCATCGCCCCGGCGCTGGTTTCCAAGTTGAAGCTGATGGCGGGGTTGGAAATCGCCGAGAAGCGGCTGCCCCAGGACGGACGCTTCAACATGTCGGTGAAGGGGCGCAAGATCGATGTGCGTCTTTCCACGCTGCCGATTCAGGACGGGGAGTCGGTGGTGATGCGTCTGCTCTCCCAGGATGCGGATAATTTGCGCCTGGAAAAAGTGGGCATGCGGCCCCAGATGATGGAGATGTTCCGTTACTACATCGGTCGGCCCAACGGGTTGATTCTGGTGACGGGGCCCACGGGTTCGGGCAAGACCACCACCTTGTACGGGGCGCTCAACAGTCTCAACGAGCCCACCAAGAAGATCATCACCGTGGAGGATCCGGTGGAGTACCGGCTGCCGCGGGTCAATCAGGTGCATGTCAAGCCCAAGATCGGTTTGACCTTCGCCTCGGTATTGCGCACGGTGTTGCGGCAGGATCCGGACATCATCCTGGTCGGTGAAATGCGTGACAAGGAGACGGCGGAAATCGCCATCAAGGCGGCGTTGACGGGCCATCTGGTGCTGTCGACCCTGCACACCAACGATGCGGTTTCCACGGCGATCCGTCTGGTGGATATGGGGGTGGAGAGTTTCGCGGTGGCCTCCTCGTTGCGTTGCATCGTGGCGCAACGTCTGGTGCGGCGGGTGTGTCGCAACTGCAAGGAGAGCTACAAGCCGACCCAGCGGGAGATGGTGTTGTTGCGGGGCATGATCGGTGCGCGGGCCCAGCAGGCCACTCTGGTTCGGGGTGTGGGCTGCGGGGATTGCAGCAAGTCGGGCTACGCCGGGCGTATTGCGGTACTGGAGATGCTGGAGATGCGGGGTCCGCTGGTGACCTATCTGGGCAAGGGGGACACCACGGGTTTCATTGCCGAGGCCAAGAAGCTGCCGAGTTATGTTCCGTTGCATCTGGCGGCGCTGGAGTATGCTCTGGAGGGGGTGACCACCATGGAAGAGGTGATGCGCCTGACCACGGAGCTGGTGGAGGAGGGGCCGACGGCGGAGGAGGAGGCGGCGTTGGCGGCGGAGGCGCAGCCGGCGGCGGAGGTGAAGGGGCCTGCGGAGGTCAAGACGGCTCCGGTGGTGGCTTTGCGGCCGGGTGTGGCGGCGGGTCAGCCGAGACCTGCGGGGGCTCCTGCGGGCCAGCCGAGACCTGCGGGAGCGCCGGCGGCGGGTCAGCCGAGACCTGCGGGAGCGCCGGCGGTGCGGCCTCCCGGCGCCCCGGTGGCCAGACCGGCCGGTTGA
- a CDS encoding tetratricopeptide repeat protein encodes KPQVLARMPPEPEKMVEPVKVPEPVKAPEPVKAPEPVKMVEPARMAEPRKAPEPVQVNTTPAGRMSVHIAAPPVVDGRRAEEVYREAEALAERKANAMAETRAREALGLDPNHQGARYLLAKVLYLQGRGSESYPLLTEGLQRSFDANMAKLFARILVEDGKDEAALGVLEQAGTQGGEPDAEMMALLAALYQRTNNHWKAIDLYEKLLEQNPARGTWWMGLGISLEKVNEPGAALQAYRNALSRGQLDAQLRKFIQDRVKALSG; translated from the coding sequence CCAAGCCCCAGGTTCTGGCGCGGATGCCCCCGGAGCCGGAAAAGATGGTGGAGCCGGTGAAGGTCCCGGAGCCGGTGAAAGCTCCCGAGCCGGTGAAGGCCCCGGAACCGGTGAAGATGGTCGAACCGGCGCGGATGGCGGAGCCTCGCAAAGCCCCGGAGCCGGTTCAGGTCAACACCACGCCGGCCGGTCGCATGAGTGTGCATATCGCGGCCCCGCCGGTGGTGGACGGGCGTCGGGCGGAAGAGGTCTATCGGGAGGCGGAAGCCCTGGCGGAGCGCAAAGCCAACGCCATGGCGGAGACCCGTGCCCGGGAGGCGTTGGGTTTGGATCCCAACCATCAGGGGGCGCGTTATCTACTGGCCAAGGTGCTTTATCTGCAGGGGCGGGGCAGCGAGTCCTATCCGCTGCTGACCGAGGGGTTGCAACGTTCCTTTGATGCCAACATGGCCAAGCTCTTCGCCCGCATTCTGGTGGAAGACGGCAAGGACGAGGCGGCGCTGGGGGTGTTGGAGCAGGCGGGCACCCAGGGCGGGGAGCCCGACGCGGAGATGATGGCTTTGCTGGCGGCGCTTTATCAGCGCACCAACAACCACTGGAAGGCCATCGATCTTTACGAGAAGCTGTTGGAGCAGAATCCGGCGCGGGGTACCTGGTGGATGGGATTGGGCATCTCCCTGGAGAAGGTCAACGAGCCGGGGGCCGCGTTGCAGGCCTATCGCAACGCCCTGTCCCGCGGCCAGTTGGATGCCCAGTTGCGCAAGTTCATCCAGGATCGCGTCAAGGCTCTGTCGGGCTAG